From the genome of Streptomyces sp. NBC_00523:
AGGGTCTCGGCGGCGGTCGGCGAGGAGTCGCGCAGGAACGACGAGCAGCGCTCGTACTCCTCCTGCTCGCCGATGGCCTGCGCGGCCCGGGCGAGGGCGTGCAGGGCGCGGAGGAAGCCGCGGTTCGGCTCGTGCTCGAACGGCACGGGGCCGTGGCCCTTCCAGCCGGCCCGGCGCAGCGCGTCGAGGCCGCGGTGGTAGCCGGTGCGGGCGTAGGCGTACGACTCGACGACCCGGCCGCCCTCGAACGCCTCGTCGGCGAGCTGCGCCCAGGCCAGCGAGGAGGTCGGGTACTTCGCGGCGACATCGGCGGGCGCGGTGCCGGCGGCGAGCAGTTCGCGCGGCTCCGGGTCGTCGGGCAGGTGGGTCGGGGGCGGGCCCCCGAGCAGGTTCTCGTGGATCGACATGCTCCCAGTGTGCCTGGCACGGGACGCGCCGAGGACCGGGTGGGCACGATTCCGGCCCCGGCCCGTGCGGCCGGGGAACAGCCCGCGCCCGTCAGCCGGTGGTGTCCGGCCGGGCGGCCTCCGGTGCGGGTTCCAGCGGCGGGCTCGTGACGCCGCAGTGCACCGCGCACTCGGGCCGCGCGGTGTCGTCCACGGGGGCGGGTGTGCGTACGGTCGCCCAGGCGATCAGCGCGCCCAGCACCAGCAGTCCGGCGCACATCGGCATCGCCCGCCGGAACGTCGCGGCGAACTCCCCGGCGTCCCGGTACGCCTCCGGCCCCATGCCGGCGAGCAGCGGCAACGCGGCCACCGCGATGAGGCCGGCGGCGCGGGCGGCGGCGTTGTTGATGCCGCTGGCGAGCCCGGCCCGGCCCGTGTCGACGGAGGCCAGG
Proteins encoded in this window:
- a CDS encoding DUF3151 domain-containing protein, translating into MSIHENLLGGPPPTHLPDDPEPRELLAAGTAPADVAAKYPTSSLAWAQLADEAFEGGRVVESYAYARTGYHRGLDALRRAGWKGHGPVPFEHEPNRGFLRALHALARAAQAIGEQEEYERCSSFLRDSSPTAAETLG